In Cicer arietinum cultivar CDC Frontier isolate Library 1 chromosome 7, Cicar.CDCFrontier_v2.0, whole genome shotgun sequence, a single window of DNA contains:
- the LOC101493616 gene encoding transcription factor MYB33-like → MMRRMKKEIEDGMLLNDHTEPQLNDEGYEGSVCGVVLKKGPWTSAEDDILVNYVKKNGEGNWNAVQKQTGLLRCGKSCRLRWANHLRPNLKKGAFNAEEELLIAELHSKLGNRWARMAAQLPGRTDNEIKNYWNTRVKRCQRAGLPVYPPGVQQETPRDQSTGGINGDHKLHPDFLQKKSYDDIHDAIFDSLKDNQGILPYVPELCDISAYGNMLNGFDSYQYCSFLPATSNHKILLESTMPFLDSSGNNNRSGFYPFDHIQDNTSDNLTQSFGMQSPLDPGLSSHSSMCYSHSLKNGNSSTSKPFEAVKLELPSLQYSEIDLGSWGTSSTPPLLESIEDFIQSDTPISTLESDCSSPQNSGLLDALLYPAKTLGSSKNNFYDKCSNSSIATPGDRADSSALNMYEPEWEEYADPVPPFGASSILNEFPAVSANRNSLDEQPPVQNFDGNIVKSEYADQIWTPDSENQIMSLLINSRPDFLLASDWYEPASGQLTNQSIATDATSPFLGDHLATDNKHMTAGTSISNHVWEFGSCAWNNMPAVCHMSDLG, encoded by the exons ATGATGAGGCGAATGAAAAAGGAGATCGAGGATGGGATGCTCCTCAATGATCATACTGAGCCACAGTTGAATGATGAGGGTTATGAAGGAAGTGTCTGTGGGGTTGTTCTGAAGAAAGGGCCATGGACATCTGCTGAGGATGATATTTTGGTCAATTATGTCAAGAAGAACGGAGAAGGAAACTGGAATGCCGTTCAGAAGCAGACTGGCCTGTTACGTTGCGGAAAAAGTTGTCGACTGCGGTGGGCTAATCACCTTAGgccaaatttaaaaaaaggggCATTTAATGCAGAAGAGGAGCTGTTGATTGCTGAGCTTCATTCAAAATTGGGAAACAGATGGGCACGCATGGCAGCGCAA TTGCCGGGTCGTACAGATAATGAGATAAAGAACTACTGGAATACCCGGGTCAAGAGGTGTCAACGGGCTGGCTTGCCGGTCTATCCTCCCGGAGTGCAGCAAGAGACTCCCCGTGACCAAAGCACTGGTGGAATTAACGGAGACCATAAATTGCATCCCGATTTCTTGCAGAAAAAGAGTTACGATGATATACATGATGCAATATTTGACAGTCTGAAGGATAACCAGGGAATCTTACCTTATGTGCCTGAGCTTTGTGATATTTCTGCTTATGGCAATATGCTAAATGGTTTTGATTCTTATCAGTATTGTAGTTTTCTGCCAGCAACATCCAACCACAAAATTCTTCTAGAGTCAACAATGCCATTTCTTGATTCCAGTGGTAATAACAACAGAAGTGGTTTTTATCCATTTGATCATATTCAGGATAATACTTCTGATAATTTGACACAATCATTTGGCATGCAATCACCCCTTGATCCTGGTCTCTCCTCACACAGCTCGATGTGTTACAGCCATTCACTTAAAAATGGCAATTCCTCCACTTCTAAGCCTTTCGAGGCTGTTAAGCTGGAGCTCCCTTCACTCCAATATTCAGAAATTGACTTAGGTAGCTGGGGTACATCTTCCACACCTCCGTTACTTGAGTCAATTGAAGATTTCATTCAATCTGATACACCGATTAGTACACTGGAGTCAGATTGTTCTTCTCCACAGAATAGTGGCCTGCTGGATGCTTTACTTTATCCGGCGAAGACTCTGGGcagttcaaaaaataatttttatgacaaGTGTTCAAATTCATCTATTGCAACTCCTGGTGACAGAGCAGACAGCTCTGCTTTGAATATGTATGAGCCAGAGTGGGAAGAGTATGCTGATCCTGTACCTCCATTTGGTGCATCTTCCATATTGAATGAGTTCCCCGCTGTTAGTGCCAACAGAAATTCACTGGATGAACAGCCACCTGTTCAGAACTTTGATG GCAACATTGTGAAATCAGAATATGCTGACCAGATTTGGACCCCGGACAGTGAAAATCAAATCATGTCTCTGTTGATCAATAGTCGGCCAGATTTCTTGCTTGCATCAGATTGGTATGAGCCAGCTTCTGGGCAACTCACAAATCAATCCATTGCCACTGATGCTACATCACCGTTTCTCGGAGATCATTTAGCCACTGACAATAAACATATGACTGCTGGAACTTCCATATCAAATCACGTATGGGAGTTCGGTTCTTGTGCATGGAACAACATGCCTGCTGTCTGTCATATGtctgatcttggttaa